TCTGCTGCGGTTTCGGGGCCGGAGCATCCTGGGTCCGCAACATGTCCATACCGTTCGACATCATCCGGGAGGGTGTAAAAAAGTTCCGCGAAGCCGAAGAGACGGGTGCCGGCGCCATGGTTTCATACTGCAGCGGTTGTATCTATCTTCTCTGGGCTACCAGGGAACTCATGGGCAGTTCCATCGATGTGTATCATTCCGTAGAGATACTCCGGATGGCGATGGGGGAGAAAATACCCTATCCCCAGGCCCACATCGAGCGGGCCTGGGACGTGATCGCCATCATTACCTATCAGCTTCTGTGTTCGCTGTTCCAAAGGAATTTCTTTATCAGTTCAATAACCTATGATACAGAAAGAAGCACTTTTATTCCCCGTGGACGGGGCCTTCTCGGATTGATACGGCGGGCGCTGGGCATTCCCCTGGTCAGGAGGGTGTATGCCGGCATATTCAGAACCCTTATGCCGTTCATCACCACACGGTGAGGGGGGAAAGAGTTCAGAGAAAGGTAAAGCCGCTATGGAGGCATCATATGCCGTGCACAGTGAGGAGAAAAAACCTTCGGTGCGTTTCTCTGCCATAAAGAAAGAACTTCTGTCCACACCCATGTACCTCTGTCCGGAACGGGCCCTTCTTATCACCGAACATTTCAAGAAGTTCGACGACCCGACCGAGCCCATGGCCATAAGAAAAGCCAGAGCCTTTCGCCACCTTCTTTCCAGCAAGACGGCCCGTATCTTCCCCGGCGAACTCATCGTCGGTAATGTGGGCAGCCGGCGCAAGTCGGTCCTGATACAACCGGAACTGGCGGGCACTTACATGTCCGAGGAACTGCTCTGGATCGACAGGCGGAAAACGACACCGCACCTGATCAGCTGGAAGGACCGGCTCAAGCTTCTTTTTGGTGTTATTCCCTACTGGCTTCCGCGGAACATGATCTTCCGGGCCTTCAGGAACGAGCGTCTCGAGTATCTCCGGTACGCCTGGGAACAGTTGAACGCCGCGTATTATCTGGTGAACGAGGCGGGCGGTATCGGCCATTTCCTTCCGGACTATGAGAAAATGATATCCATCGGCGTAAAGGGGTTTCTCGAGGAAATGGACGGACGAGAGGATGAACTTCACCGTGCGGCACGGATCGCCTGCGAGGGGCTCGTCGTTTTTGCCGGGAATCTGGCGACTGAAGCCCACCGTCAGGCCGTGGAGGAAAAAGATGCCCTCCGGGCAGCGGAACTTCACGAAATATCAAGGATCTGCCGCAAAGTCCCCCGTGAACCGGCAGAGACATTTCACGAGGCCCTTCAGTCCCTCTGGCTGACCCACCTGGCCGTCTGTCTCGAGGGACTTAACTCGGCCGTATCCTTTGGACGGGTGGACCAATATCTGTATCCATACTACCGCAGGGATTGTGACCGGGGACACCTCACCCCGCAGACTGCCCGGGAATTGCTCCTCTGCTTCTCCGCCAAATCGACGGAGCACGTCTTTCTCATGTCGGAGCGGACCAGCGAATATCACGGTGGATACCTCGTGGTGCAGGCGGCGACGGTCGGCGGTGTCGACCGGGAGGGAAACGACGCCGAGAACGAGCTGACGTGGCTGTTTCTCGATGTCATGGAAGAATCGGGTCTCAGGGACCCGAACTACCTGGCACGGGTCCATGGATCATCGTCCGATGAATATCTGTTGCGCCTGGCCGACGTGGCCCGACAGGGCAAGGGAGTCCCCGCCATGTTCAATGACGATGTTGCGGTAGAGGCGCTGACCCGCCATGGACTGCCCCTTGATGAGGCACGGAATTACGGTATCGTCGGCTGCGTGGAGCCTTCCGTGCCCGGTAGAAGTTTCTTTTCCACCGATGCGGCGCTCTTTAATATTCCCATCTGCCTGATACTGGCCTTGAATGGTGGAAGGCACTGGGGAAGCCGCCGGCAGATCGGCGCACGAACCCTCGATCCCTCATCGTTCAGCGACATGAGGGCTGTGGTCGATGCCTTCCGTTGCCAGATGGAATTCATGGTCGGTCGCTTTGTCGCCGACATGCACAGGGTTGAAAAGGGAAATCGTGATTATCATCCCACACCATTCTCATCCATGCTTGTCACGGGCTGCCTTGAAACGGGAACGGATCTGACGGCAGGCGGAGCCCGATTCAACTGGAGCGGCGTCCAGGGCGTCGGTGTGGCCGATACGGCAGATTCTTTAGCCGCTCTCGATGATGTCGTCTTCAAGAAAGAGAGATACACCCTTGAACAGGTCGTTGCTGCTGTGAAGGATGACTTCAATGGACATGAGGCATTGCGGGCCATGATGATCGCGGCACCGAAATTCGGAAATGATATCGCGCTTGCCGATGATTACGCATGCGAGATCGTGACCATATTCCACGAGGCTCTTTCGCGCCATGCCGGTACGAGGGGAGGTCCCTACGTTCCCGGTTTCTATTCTTCAACCTGTCATGTGGGTTTCGGTAAGCATACCGGCGCTTTGCCGAGCGGCCGTAAGAA
This region of Deltaproteobacteria bacterium genomic DNA includes:
- a CDS encoding formate acetyltransferase; its protein translation is MEASYAVHSEEKKPSVRFSAIKKELLSTPMYLCPERALLITEHFKKFDDPTEPMAIRKARAFRHLLSSKTARIFPGELIVGNVGSRRKSVLIQPELAGTYMSEELLWIDRRKTTPHLISWKDRLKLLFGVIPYWLPRNMIFRAFRNERLEYLRYAWEQLNAAYYLVNEAGGIGHFLPDYEKMISIGVKGFLEEMDGREDELHRAARIACEGLVVFAGNLATEAHRQAVEEKDALRAAELHEISRICRKVPREPAETFHEALQSLWLTHLAVCLEGLNSAVSFGRVDQYLYPYYRRDCDRGHLTPQTARELLLCFSAKSTEHVFLMSERTSEYHGGYLVVQAATVGGVDREGNDAENELTWLFLDVMEESGLRDPNYLARVHGSSSDEYLLRLADVARQGKGVPAMFNDDVAVEALTRHGLPLDEARNYGIVGCVEPSVPGRSFFSTDAALFNIPICLILALNGGRHWGSRRQIGARTLDPSSFSDMRAVVDAFRCQMEFMVGRFVADMHRVEKGNRDYHPTPFSSMLVTGCLETGTDLTAGGARFNWSGVQGVGVADTADSLAALDDVVFKKERYTLEQVVAAVKDDFNGHEALRAMMIAAPKFGNDIALADDYACEIVTIFHEALSRHAGTRGGPYVPGFYSSTCHVGFGKHTGALPSGRKKGEPLAASLGASNGRDRLGATALLNSAARIDGTLSPNGYALNLRFDPHILAGERGARTLSALVKGFFASGGMEMQLNVLDPDMLEDAFHNPGKYPGIVVRVAGYCAYFDDLPASVQREIINRTRLTV